The Pseudomonas asiatica sequence GCCTGCGCCGCTTGTTGCAGCGCTGGTTGGCCGGGCGGCGGTCGTCGCCTTACGGCGAGAACGAATTCTTCCGCAAGGCCGTGCGCCGACATGAACTGTTCTGGCGGCGTGAGCTGTAGGCGCGCCCCATGGTTGACCGCGATGGCGCAGAGCGCCCAAGGAACCCAATGAAAGTCCTATTTCTGGTGCAGAAGGAACAGCGGGCGATTCTCGACCGCCTGTACGATGGCGTCGCGGCCAACTGCGAGTGCGACCTGCGCTGGTTGACCAGCGAAGACCAGCGCAACCTGCGCCGCTATTTCAAGCGTGAAGTGCAGGTCGAGCGTTATGACCGCATTGTTTTCTTCCTGCGTTTCAAACAGGAAATCCGTCAGGCGGCATTCATCCGTACGGTGCCGAACCTGGTCATCCTCGAGCACGATGCCTACCAGAACTACATCCCGTGCAAGTACACGGGCAAGTTCAGCGCCCATTACCGCAAATTGCCCTGGGCGCGGGTGATCAGCTCAGGCTACATGGTCAGCGAGCGCCTGCGTCAGGAAGGTTTCGACGCCGTGTTCGTGCCCAAGGGCTACGACGAGCAACTGCTGGCCGACCAGGGGCGTGAGCGCGACATCGAACTGGCCTTCGTCGGCAGCACCAACAGCGTGGCCTACAGCGGCCGCAAGGCACTGCTGGACGAGCTGGGCCGGGTCGAGAACCTGGTGGTGACCCGTACCAAATCGGGTGAAGACTACTGCAACACACTCAACCGGATCCGCTTCTTCGTCAGTGCCGACGTCGGCATGGGCGAATACATGATCAAGAACTTCGAAGCCATGGCCTGTGGCTGTGTGTTGCTGGCGTATGACCAGGGCGAGGAAGAGAACCGCGCACTGGGCCTGCAGGACATGCACAACGTGGTGTTCTATGACAGCATCCCGACCCTTCAGGAAAAGCTCCGCCGTTTGCGCGCGGACCCTGAACTGGCCCGGCAGATTGCAGAAAATGGTCGCCACCTGGCGGTTTCCCGTTTCAGTTTCGGGGCTGTTGGACGTAGCATCGTCGACCACATGCGCCCGGCGCTCAGGCCCCATCCGCCGTTGTCTGCATGGCAGCGGCTGCGCCTGAAGCTGGGCATCTAACATAAGAACTTTCGCGCCTGTGGAACGGGCGTTGGAAGTCGAAGTCGCAATGCGGAGGGAGTCCGGTGCGCTTTTCAAATGAGAGTGATGTCACGCTCGTCGTGACCAGTTGTGGGCGGTTCGATCTGCTCAAAGATACCCTTGAGAGTTTCGATCGCTACAATACCGCGCCCATTCGCGAAGTGTTCATCACCGAAGATTCCGGTGACGATGCCGTGCATGCCGCTGTGCCTGAGCACTGGAAACCGCACTGCAAGGTGTTCGTAAACCGGCCCAAGTTGGGCCAGTTGCCGTCTATCGACCTGGCCTACAGCCACGTCAAGACGCCCTACATCTTTCACTGCGAGGACGACTGGCACTTCTATCGCCAGGGCTTCGTCGAAGACTCCCGGGCCATTCTGGAGGTCAGCCCTGATCTGCTGCAGGTGTGGCTGCGCAGCCATGCCCATGACCTGGCCATCCACAGCCCTTACATTCACCTGGGTGATCGCCGGGTGATCGCCGGGGTGCCTTGCTACCCACTGCTGTCCGATAAGGCCGAGTGGCAGGCGTTTTCGCTCAACCCCGGGTTGCGCCGTTTGAGCGATTACCAGCGTTGCGCGCCATTTGCCGCCTATGCTGGAGAGAAGGCACTTTCCCGGCGTTATTCTGAGTTAAACCTGACAGCGGTCACCTTGGAGGGTGATGCAGTATTGCACACTGGATTTGGTAATCACGTGACCTTGCCCATCGAAGTGGAACGCAAGGCCAAACGTCGTAAACGTGATCGGATAAAGTTGGCATTGACGCTGGTGGCGGGTGCCGTGATTGGCATGGGAATCACCATTTTTGTTCAGTGAAGTCGCTGTCCCACCTGACATGAGCGGGAGAGGGCCCATGAACATCGTCAATGTGATGTGGGCGGGTGGAACGCCGTACATGTCCATCCACAAGGTGCATCGGCAGGTGCTGTCGCACGCGGGTGCCGATGCCCGGATCAGTAACTGGCTGCTGCTGGGTAGCGGGCTTTGCTGTGGGCTTGGCTCGACCCGGGAGTGGCATATGCCGTCACGGGCGCTGAAAGGGCGGCACTTCTGGCGCCTGTTGCGCCCATGGTTGCGCATGCGCTTGCGCAAGGCGCTGAACGAGGCCCAGGCTGAAGTCGTGCTGCTCGACGGTGTCGGTGTGGCGCGGTTGGTGTTGCCATTGTTGCAGCAGGTTCCGCAGGTACGTGCCAAGGTGCTGTTCCACGGCAAGACGCGCCTGAGTCCTAGTGATGTGCGCCTGCTGCGCATGTTTCCGGCCGAGCGTCTGAGCATCGCCGCCGTTTCACAGACACTTGCCACGTCACTCGAACACGACCTGGGCAGGCCGGTGCAGACCTTGCGCATGGCCCTTGACCCGCTGGCTTTCGCCGAACCGTTGTTGAGCCGGGAGGCGGCCAGGCAAGCCCTGCAGCTGCCCCAGGTAACCGGGGTGATGCTGGGCGCGGTCGGGCGACTGGTGGAAAGCAAAGGTTTCGAGATGCTGATCGAGGCGTTCGCCAAGGCCTGTATGCGGCAGTCGGACCTGCAGTTGGCAATCATCGGCGAAGGCCCTCTGCGTGAGGTGCTGCAAGCCCGTATCGACGCGCTGGGCCTGGCCGGGCGCGTTCACCTGAGCGGTCACCGCGACGACCTGCAGCAGCTGTACCGGGCCTTCGACTGGCTATTGGTGCCTTCGCGCTCCGAAGGCCTGGGGCTGGTGGTACAGGAGGCGGTCATGGCCGACGTGCCGGTGGTATGCAGCGACCTGCAGGTGTTCCGCGAGCAGTTGCAGGACACCGGTGGCTACCTGCCCGTTGCCAATGAAAATGCCTGGGCCGAGGCGATCGAGCGTTGCTCGGTGCTCGGTGCCCCGGCGGTAGCTGCCCGGCAGCGCCAGGCGCTGGCCCCGGAGCAGGCCTGGCAAGCATTCTGCAATGGCTCGCAAAGCCTGCTGCGCAGTTGACGCTCAGCGTGCCAGCAGGGCTGCCTCGAAGGCGGCAAGGGGGAACCGGTCACCCAGGTTCTCCCGCTCGATATAACGCACCATATGCTGCACATTGCGCCGAATCATGCGCGCCGACAGCGGCGGACGCAGGAAGCGCATGTCGGCAACGTCGATCAGGCCCAGTTGCTGGTCGGGGGTGACCACCACATTACCCAGGTGCAACGAGCGGAAGTACACGCCGCTGCGATGCAGCTGGCGGATCAGTTCGATCAGGCGCGGCAGGTAGGTGTCCCAGCTGAAACCCTCATCGCGCGACATCTGCAGCAAGGTGCGCCCTGGCAGCGGGCGGTACAGCACGGCGGTACGCCCTGGCAGGTCGAGCTTGTGCTGGCTGATCACCTCCAGGGTGGGGATGCCCAGTTGTGCAAGGCGTGCGGCGTTGTCGACGAAGCGCTGCGAGTACGGGCGCAGCAGTGCAGATGAAATCAGCCGCTTCCTACGAAAAACCTTGAGGAAATTACCATCCGCGAGCAGGTAGACTTTGGCGCCATGGCTATCTGCCTCAAGCACCTGTGCGCCTTGTGTCAGCTGATCGAAGTCGACCTGGGGGAGCCGGGAGCATTGCATGAATAGAGCCTTGTCGTCGGGCGAACAGAATGACCGGCAATAATGCCGAAAATAATGTTGTAGCACCATTGGATGGTGTCTTTGATTCATCGGGGGAAAGGATGTTGTATCAAAAAAACTGGGCGCAAGCCTGGTTGGGGTTTGGTCTGGTCTGGTTCCTGGCAGCGATTGCCCTGGCACCGAGCAACAAGGTTTATCAGCAAGGGCTGGTGTTGTTCCTGTGGTTGCCGACGCTGGTAATGGCGTGGTCCGCAAGGCACGTAATAGTGCAGGCCTGGCGGCGTCAGCCGGCCTTGTGGGGGAGTGTGTTGCTGCTGCTGGTGTGGAGTGGGCTCAGCCTGGTCTGGTCGGCCGCGGAAAACCCGGGGCGCGAGGCCAAGCGCCTGCTCTACATCCTGGTATTCCTGCTGGCGTTCCCGCTGCTGGGCCAGCTTGGCCAGGCCCGCATTCGTCAGCTGTTGCTGGCCGGCAGCGCCTTGCTGGCCGTTGCCGCATT is a genomic window containing:
- a CDS encoding glycosyltransferase family protein translates to MKVLFLVQKEQRAILDRLYDGVAANCECDLRWLTSEDQRNLRRYFKREVQVERYDRIVFFLRFKQEIRQAAFIRTVPNLVILEHDAYQNYIPCKYTGKFSAHYRKLPWARVISSGYMVSERLRQEGFDAVFVPKGYDEQLLADQGRERDIELAFVGSTNSVAYSGRKALLDELGRVENLVVTRTKSGEDYCNTLNRIRFFVSADVGMGEYMIKNFEAMACGCVLLAYDQGEEENRALGLQDMHNVVFYDSIPTLQEKLRRLRADPELARQIAENGRHLAVSRFSFGAVGRSIVDHMRPALRPHPPLSAWQRLRLKLGI
- a CDS encoding glycosyltransferase family 2 protein, with product MRFSNESDVTLVVTSCGRFDLLKDTLESFDRYNTAPIREVFITEDSGDDAVHAAVPEHWKPHCKVFVNRPKLGQLPSIDLAYSHVKTPYIFHCEDDWHFYRQGFVEDSRAILEVSPDLLQVWLRSHAHDLAIHSPYIHLGDRRVIAGVPCYPLLSDKAEWQAFSLNPGLRRLSDYQRCAPFAAYAGEKALSRRYSELNLTAVTLEGDAVLHTGFGNHVTLPIEVERKAKRRKRDRIKLALTLVAGAVIGMGITIFVQ
- a CDS encoding glycosyltransferase, which encodes MNIVNVMWAGGTPYMSIHKVHRQVLSHAGADARISNWLLLGSGLCCGLGSTREWHMPSRALKGRHFWRLLRPWLRMRLRKALNEAQAEVVLLDGVGVARLVLPLLQQVPQVRAKVLFHGKTRLSPSDVRLLRMFPAERLSIAAVSQTLATSLEHDLGRPVQTLRMALDPLAFAEPLLSREAARQALQLPQVTGVMLGAVGRLVESKGFEMLIEAFAKACMRQSDLQLAIIGEGPLREVLQARIDALGLAGRVHLSGHRDDLQQLYRAFDWLLVPSRSEGLGLVVQEAVMADVPVVCSDLQVFREQLQDTGGYLPVANENAWAEAIERCSVLGAPAVAARQRQALAPEQAWQAFCNGSQSLLRS
- a CDS encoding serine/threonine-protein kinase is translated as MQCSRLPQVDFDQLTQGAQVLEADSHGAKVYLLADGNFLKVFRRKRLISSALLRPYSQRFVDNAARLAQLGIPTLEVISQHKLDLPGRTAVLYRPLPGRTLLQMSRDEGFSWDTYLPRLIELIRQLHRSGVYFRSLHLGNVVVTPDQQLGLIDVADMRFLRPPLSARMIRRNVQHMVRYIERENLGDRFPLAAFEAALLAR